In Terriglobia bacterium, one genomic interval encodes:
- a CDS encoding multidrug efflux RND transporter permease subunit: MNISEIFIRRPIATTLLTAAIALAGVVAFRLLPVSPLPQVDFPTISVGAALPGASPETMASSVATPLERQFGRIAGVTEMTSSSTLGRTGVTLQFDLNRNIDAAARDVQAAINAARGYLPANLPSNPSYRKVNPADAPIMIIAMTSTVLTKGQMYDAASTIMAQKLSQLDGVGQVVVGGSSLPAVRVELDVPTLNKYGIGFEQVRGVLAAANAHIPKGNFSGAQRTWEIGANDQIFEPVDYEPLIVAYHNGSAVRLSDIARVQESVEDLRGAGYANGHPSILLIIFRQPAANIINTVDSIRAELPQLQAEIPQSIHLQVVMDQTITIRASVHDVERTLMIAVVLVILVVFIFLREPRSTLIPSVAVPVSLLGTFGMMYLLGYSLDNLSLMALTISTGFVVDDAIVVMENITRYLEQGVPPFQAALKGAREVGFTVIAMSTSLVAVFIPLLLMGGIVGRLFREFAVCLSIAIAVSMLISLTTTPCMCAHLLRVHKSHGWLYQKGEQAFNWIVALYGKTLTVVLRHSAATLAVLLATIGLNVYLYVHVSKGFFPQQDNGRMGGAIQADQDSSFQSMNDVLLKMIKIVNADPAVESVVGFTGGFAGANTARMFIELKPMEERKITADQVIARLRPKLARVPGATLFMQASQDVRVGGRMGNAQYQFTMRGDNVQDLTAFSPLMLAQLRKIPIITDVNSDQQDRGLQAMVQYDRTTAARFGISPQLIDNTLYDAFGQRQVSTMYTGLNQYHVVMEAAPEYWQDPEILKQIYVRSPSGNQVPLSAFAHFASQTAPLAVAHQGLFPAVTISFNLRPGVALGDAVNAINAAAFKIGLPETIHTGFAGTAQAYQQSLGSEPLLIAAALMAVYLVLGILYESYIHPVTILSTLPSAGVGALLALMLTRTDLTVIAIIGIILLIGIVKKNAILMIDFALAAERTEGKNSRDSIYEACLLRFRPIMMTTMAAIFGATPLAFGTGTGSEFRRPLGIAIIGGLILSQLLTLYTTPVVYLYFDRLQHWWNRVRGREAAGPEPVPSGV; the protein is encoded by the coding sequence GCGTGGTGGCGTTTCGCCTGCTGCCGGTTTCGCCGCTGCCCCAGGTCGATTTCCCCACCATTTCTGTGGGAGCAGCGCTGCCGGGGGCCAGTCCGGAGACGATGGCTTCTTCGGTCGCCACGCCTCTCGAGCGGCAGTTCGGACGCATCGCCGGAGTCACGGAGATGACGTCTTCAAGCACTCTCGGAAGGACCGGCGTCACGCTGCAGTTTGATCTGAACCGCAACATTGACGCAGCGGCGCGCGACGTGCAGGCCGCCATCAACGCCGCCCGCGGTTATTTGCCGGCCAATCTGCCCAGCAATCCCTCGTATCGAAAGGTGAATCCAGCCGATGCTCCCATCATGATCATCGCCATGACCTCGACGGTGCTGACCAAAGGTCAGATGTACGATGCGGCGTCTACGATCATGGCACAGAAGCTCTCGCAGTTGGACGGCGTGGGCCAGGTGGTCGTGGGAGGCAGTTCGCTTCCTGCCGTACGGGTCGAGTTGGATGTGCCCACGCTGAACAAGTATGGCATCGGATTTGAACAGGTCCGAGGCGTGTTGGCTGCGGCCAATGCACACATCCCCAAGGGAAACTTTTCAGGCGCGCAACGGACCTGGGAGATCGGCGCAAACGACCAGATTTTCGAGCCCGTTGATTACGAGCCCCTGATCGTTGCCTATCACAATGGGTCCGCGGTGCGTCTATCAGATATAGCCAGAGTGCAGGAATCTGTGGAAGACCTCCGTGGCGCGGGATACGCGAACGGCCATCCCTCGATTCTTCTCATCATCTTTCGTCAGCCCGCGGCGAATATCATCAACACCGTAGACAGTATCAGGGCAGAGCTTCCTCAACTCCAGGCGGAAATTCCACAATCCATCCATCTTCAGGTTGTGATGGACCAGACCATCACCATCCGCGCCTCCGTGCACGACGTCGAAAGGACGCTGATGATTGCCGTGGTCCTGGTGATTCTGGTGGTATTTATCTTCCTCCGCGAACCGCGTTCAACTCTGATCCCCAGCGTCGCCGTGCCGGTGTCACTGCTAGGGACCTTCGGGATGATGTACCTGCTGGGTTACAGCCTCGATAATCTCTCGCTGATGGCCCTGACTATTTCGACTGGTTTCGTGGTGGACGATGCGATCGTCGTGATGGAGAACATCACTCGATATCTGGAACAGGGCGTCCCGCCTTTCCAGGCCGCGTTGAAGGGGGCCCGCGAGGTTGGCTTCACCGTCATCGCCATGAGCACTTCGCTGGTGGCTGTTTTCATACCGCTCCTGCTGATGGGAGGCATCGTAGGCCGTCTCTTTCGGGAATTTGCAGTCTGCCTCTCGATCGCCATCGCCGTCTCCATGCTGATATCGCTCACCACGACTCCCTGCATGTGCGCGCACCTTTTAAGAGTGCACAAGTCCCATGGGTGGCTCTACCAAAAGGGTGAGCAGGCGTTCAACTGGATCGTGGCCCTCTATGGAAAAACGCTCACCGTGGTGCTTCGCCACTCGGCCGCGACGCTGGCCGTCCTGCTGGCGACGATTGGCCTGAACGTCTACCTTTACGTTCATGTGTCGAAGGGATTTTTCCCCCAGCAGGATAACGGCAGGATGGGGGGCGCCATACAGGCCGATCAGGATTCCTCTTTTCAATCCATGAACGACGTCTTGCTGAAGATGATCAAGATTGTCAATGCCGATCCCGCAGTGGAATCCGTCGTGGGCTTTACGGGCGGTTTTGCCGGGGCCAACACCGCCCGGATGTTCATAGAGTTGAAGCCCATGGAAGAGCGTAAAATCACGGCTGACCAGGTGATCGCGCGTCTCCGCCCCAAGCTGGCCCGGGTGCCTGGCGCCACACTCTTCATGCAGGCGTCGCAGGACGTCCGGGTGGGCGGACGTATGGGTAACGCCCAGTATCAGTTCACCATGAGGGGAGACAACGTTCAGGACCTTACAGCCTTTTCACCTCTCATGCTCGCGCAGTTGCGTAAGATCCCGATCATCACAGACGTCAACAGCGACCAGCAGGACCGCGGGCTGCAGGCGATGGTCCAGTACGACCGCACCACTGCCGCGCGATTCGGTATTTCACCCCAATTGATAGACAACACGCTTTACGACGCCTTCGGCCAGCGTCAGGTCTCAACCATGTATACGGGGCTCAACCAGTACCATGTTGTGATGGAAGCGGCGCCTGAGTATTGGCAGGACCCCGAAATCCTGAAGCAGATTTACGTCCGTTCGCCCAGCGGCAATCAGGTCCCTCTGAGCGCCTTCGCCCATTTTGCTTCGCAGACGGCGCCGCTGGCAGTCGCCCACCAGGGGCTCTTTCCGGCCGTTACCATCTCCTTCAACCTTCGTCCGGGAGTCGCTTTGGGCGATGCCGTGAACGCCATCAACGCTGCAGCATTCAAGATTGGCCTTCCTGAAACCATCCATACCGGTTTTGCGGGCACAGCCCAGGCCTACCAGCAATCACTGGGCAGTGAACCCCTGCTGATTGCTGCGGCGCTCATGGCGGTGTATCTTGTTCTGGGCATTCTGTACGAGAGCTATATCCACCCTGTTACCATTCTCTCCACGCTTCCATCCGCTGGCGTGGGGGCGCTGCTGGCCCTGATGCTGACGCGGACCGATCTGACCGTCATCGCCATTATCGGGATCATTTTGCTGATCGGGATCGTCAAAAAGAACGCCATCCTGATGATCGACTTCGCTCTGGCTGCGGAGCGCACGGAAGGCAAGAATTCGCGTGACTCCATCTACGAGGCGTGCCTGCTGCGCTTTCGTCCCATCATGATGACCACCATGGCGGCGATTTTCGGCGCTACACCTCTCGCTTTCGGCACAGGGACCGGGTCGGAATTTCGCCGCCCGTTGGGGATTGCAATCATCGGCGGTCTTATCCTCAGCCAGCTTCTGACCCTTTATACAACCCCGGTTGTGTACCTCTACTTTGATCGCTTGCAGCACTGGTGGAACCGCGTCCGTGGGCGAGAGGCCGCCGGGCCTGAACCCGTGCCTTCGGGAGTTTGA